The Taeniopygia guttata chromosome 1A, bTaeGut7.mat, whole genome shotgun sequence DNA window GAGACGTGACAAAAGAAAAGATTCTTGGTTCCAAAAGTTTATGGTTTAAATGGTAGCATCAGAAAGTTTTGTTCATTGACTTAGCTgataaaaaaatagttttgcagtttttcagttttgttcaGATACAAGAATATTTTCTGCCTCTATTCCCTCTCCAAGCCAACAACTACTTACTTTCATTTGTCAAAACACACTGAGTTCCATGCAGTGCACCAGAAATTGCTGCTATTAGTTTAATTGAGATAGGGTgattataaataaattacatgCAGTGCACCAAAAATTGCTGCTATTAGTTTAATTGAGATGGGGTGATTAGTCATTCACTACCTATTGCTTAATTCAAGACGTGTTATGTACCATGTACAATGATTCATGATGTTCACTGTGGTCATATGAGAGGAAGAATGAAAGGAGGTACACTGAGCCAATGGCCTCCTTGTGTGTCATGTGGGAATAGACCAAGAttgtatttgaaaaaagaacaagaaaaagaaaagaaaaatatataaaaaggaaTGAAGCGTCTCTCCTCCAGTTCGTAGAATTAGTTAGTgagtttttccttaaaaaagaaagccaGCTGCTGGGGTAAATAGGTGACAGTCCGTAGAgtgcagaaaaagagaaattaaaggaGCCTCTGTTTTTAGTAGTTAAGTGATGTATGGAATTTAATCACAATGGCCTCCATGACAGGTTAACCTTGGACAGTACATTTTTTTGGCCATTTGCTACCTCTTTTTAATTCACACTCGAATTTACACTCCACTTCAGCTGACTCCTGTACTTGGCTGTGTTTTGTGGCCCACACAGTCCAGTTGTGCCATTGACCACTAAGAGATGCATTTATGggctgctgcagtgcccagggagCTGTTCCTCGTTGCCCTACAGAAAGGCACCCTAGCTTGGAAGGAGGGTATTTCTGCACTCCAGGTGGTGAAGGCACTCCTGGTCCTGAGGATCTTTTAGTCTAAACAGCAGGCACACTGGATGGGAGAATGGTTATCCCAGAGGAAGATTTAGAGGTTTTATTTCTTATCCTTGGTTTTATTGCTAATTAGCTGCAAAGGTCAAGCCTACAGCCACAAGGTCTGTTAGACATTCTTTGTAGTCATTAATTGCCCTCAAATGGTTGAATTTGTACTACAAATAGGGTTTTTTCGCCTGCTAAGTGGATGCTGGTCCTCTATCAGTTTGAAAATGAGCACTTTTAAATGTGGTTCATTCTGAAAATCTGCCTAAAAGGTCGGATAGAGTTGATGAATGTGTTTCTAATGTGTTTTGATTCTGTTTCTCTAgagcagcccagctgtgccagggacagcAACAAGCTTTAAGGGAAACCAGAAGGGCATGGTTATCCAAATACTGATAATTCTGGGTTGCTCTTGCCAGGAGCACCTTGTTGCTGCTGTAAAGGAACAAGTTCCCCTATCTTATGGGaaatggaaatgagaaaaagaaaggactTGGGGGGCAGGGGTGGTGAGGGACTGTGGCTGAGCGGCTGCTcaggggctctgcagcccaggaaGGAGCGCTGCCCTGGCTGAGTGGAGCCTGGCAGAAAGGAGGCAGCTTTCCCACCAACCTTGCTGCATTTCTTGGATGCACCAGCCATGCCTGAGGGTGCTCACAGGGAGGAAGGCTCTTCACCTTTTGCACTTACTGACCATTTGCGTGGACTGACCACTGCTGTTTCTCTTCAGGGGTTCAAAGATCCTGTGTACCGGGCCCGGAGGAAGGAGTTTGCAGATATTGCCTACAACTACAGACAGTGAGTACCCACTGCATGAGAGCAAAGAAAACCCTCATCTCCTGCCCTCTCTAGGATGCTCATCCTGCTGGCTATCCCTGCTTTTCCAGAAGCATCTTCCCGCTCTtggcttttctcttttaaatctTCCTGTTCATGCATTTATCCCCAGATTGCAGCAGAACAAAGGTAAATTGTTCCAGGCACACGTTCAGAAGAGATATCATCTCCCTTCTCTCCACACAAGACCCATCTTTCCCAGCTTTGTTGTCTAATTGAGCAGCAGAACTGTTGCTGCTACAAAGACCTGAGCATTGAATAAATCTGGTATTCCCCATTAaaccagggctgggggaggagtGCCTATCATTAACATTAAAGCAGGATCTGCATAcactattaaaataatgaataacATATGGTTCTGATGCTAATCCAGTGTCTGTTACCCTACTTTTATCATGTCTAATCCTGCTGCAATCAGCAATTTAGGCTTTCAtttcccaagaaaaataaattaatagagATGATAAATTCAGTTAGAACAGGCTTATTTGATTGCCATCAATGATCAGATCTGGAGGAGAAAATATTCTGTTCCCAGAGACACTCATGTAGTCCAATCATATAGATTGGTACTACTGGGCTTGATTCCTGCTGGGATTGGTAAAAACtgtttttgcaaagaaaaattaacatatATTGTAAATATTGGGCTACAATTTGCACAGGATCAAAAGATAGCCCCTGAGCCAAAGAGCTAATACTGTAATCACAAAAGGGGAGACAAAATGGGACTGGTTGATTTAAAGTATAAAATGTCAGGCGAAAAAAGTCAGAAACCCAGTTTATCACTAGAAAATTTGGATAAGATATTTGTGTCCAGACGTGAACAGCTCTTATGTCCATTCTTAGCTATCCCACAGAAGATGCAGAGAAATGGACAGGAGGAGAGGTACAACCAAAATTATCAGGCTTCACTGAAAAGGAAAGGGTTCTTAGGTTGTGAAGGTGCTACCCAGCTGCAACACTGAGATGGGTCAGTGGTTGCTTTCCTTGTGTCCTGCCAAACATGAATTTCATCCTTTTCTGTATCCCTTCTTTTGCATCTGTACTGTCCTCTTTCTTTGTGCTGTTTGCCTCTactttgcctttgcttttctgCCTCCTCTCATGATAGATTTACCCACTGTTTTTGTTTAATGCATGATTTCCCTGActtctcttctctttgcttttagCTTGCCTCTTCCCTCTGCCTTACTTTGCTTCTGGCCCCATTGATCCCTTGAATATTGTTTTAATTGCAATTTGAAAGGTTTTTAAGCCATAGCTTCCCCCAGTAGTCCTGGAAGGTGGTTGAGGATTATTTAGGAGTCCTATAGGAACAAAAATCACCCAGCAATGCTCATAATTCAACATGATGTTTAAAGCTCCACAGATCAAGGAGAGCTGatacagagagacagaaagtgATGGTTCTCCAGAGGAGCTGCCCTGAGgctcaagaaaaaaatgagaaagtgGGAGATGGTGGGGTGTCATCAAGAGTTTAACAATGGGTCTCTGGGGCTTGGAAAGCTTCAGCATTGTTCCAGCAGTGTTGTTAACCCTATTAAGTTCCTTAAACCCCTTTGATTTTTCAAAGCTGTTGGATTCACCTATGGCCTTAACATTATTGCTAAGGAATTGGTTATTCACAGGCGGCCAAACTGCATTGCTTGTGGTGTATAACTCCTGTTAGTTTCAATATGAGCTAAGGATGTGGAGGCCTGAGGGTGGGATTTAACTCATAATTGCTCCTTACAATTATAAAAAGTCAAACTGGCTGGAGTCTGCATCTGttacagcacagagcacagatcAGAATTTCTCTGCCACTGCAACAGAGTTTTATGGAGCTGATGGTTTCATGTTTTTACAAAAACCATTAATATAATGCTCACTAGAGCAAGAAGTAAAACAGTTCCTTCatatcaagaaagaaaaaataaattgaaaccTACAGCAAACAAGTATTTTTAGGAAAACACCTTTAAAAGACAAATAGgcactgatttctttttaacataATCATGCAAGGAGCTGTCTAAAGGCCATTATCTCAGCCAAGGTGGGTTGAGTCCTTTCCTGCCACTGCCTAGGGACAAGTGAGGCTCCTTTTGTATCTGTGTGCCAGCCCAAAAACATCTCCCCtcctgcaccagcagctcctggccagtCCTAGTAAAGCTGCAACATAAAGTAGAATAAGAAAACTGTTTTGAAAATGGCAAGTAGGAAAGGACAAAGAGCATGTTGATGGCATAGGGCATTTTATGTGGCTGCTATTGAGGGTGTCCATTTTCTTTCTAGTGGCCAACCTATTCCTCGTGTCACCTatacagaagaagaaaagaaaacgTGGGGTACTGTCTTCAGGGAGCTGAAGAGTCTGTATCCAACTCATGCTTGCTATGAACACAACCATGTGTTCCCACTGCTGGAGAAGTACTGTGGCTACAGGGAGGACAATATTCCCCAGCTTGAAGATATTTCAAATTTCTTGCAGAGTAAGTTTGAAGCACCTAAAAGAAccaaatgaaaggaaaaaccaCAGCTATCAGAGGAAGTGGTGCTTCCAGAGAAGGAAGAGCAATCCCTGATTTATCAAAGACTCCCTGTGATGTTTGGGCACATCACTTAGCCTGTGTCCCAGGTCCTTCTCTAATGCTTCTGGGGGTGCAATGGGGCAGATGCTCAGATACTGTGCTGGTGGTATACCTGGGAAGAAAGTTGCCTGCAATTAAACTCTATATAACATAAggagattaaaaaattaaagaaaaaccccaaccatCAACAAACTTTTCCCGATGTAAGGAGTCTGGATAAGGATAAATCAAACCCATCAGCTGTTTTTAAGATGCTGTCTTTCTGTCCCTTCAGGCTGCACTGGGTTTCGGCTGCGCCCCGTTGCAGGCTTGCTCTCCTCGCGGGatttcctggctgggctggcgTTCCGAGTGTTCCACTCCACGCAGTACATCCGCCACGCCTCCAAGCCCATGTACACCCCAGAGCCGTGAGTACTCTGGCACACCAGGGGTGTCAAGCTGCAGCACACCAACAGCAGGGTCAGTCCAGCTGGGAATAACTGCCTGGGACTCTGCAGCACTCCTGGGAACAGGGCTAAGGGAGAGCAGCCAAGGGACTGCTCTCTTTTGGGAACATTTATGGAGTCTGTCTGTTAACAATCTGCATTCACTTCTGCAAGTTCTCTCTACTTCAGTAGTTTTGCTACTGAAGGCCTGCTTGTGTGGTTTCTGGGATGCAAGAGAGTAGTGTACAAGGGAACTTAGCTAAGCCATTAGCACCCAAGTGTGCAGCAAGGACTCAGCCTGTTGTTCTGAGTACAGAAGCAAGCTTCTGGCAGTAAGATAGGAGAAGCCCAGACCAcctctttttcattttggagtgtttctctctgtttttgtcCATTGTCTTTTCCACTTGCCATTTTAATACCAGATTTCTTATTCTGTTTCATATTGTTGCTAatctttctggttttttattttttgcttcctAATTTCCACAAActctttttgctttcctttttctgtttttgattcttctgattttctttcctgcttttgttTACCCCATTGTCGTCATGCCAGGCTGAAATGTCTTCCACAgacttttttcttcaaaaaagtCTTCCAGGCCTTTTTTGGATATCTTATCCCCTTCCTCTTTCCATCTCACCAAATCACTTCTCTGTATTTGAAAAATCTAACATTCCCTGCTGCTGAGGGATGTATGATGcaaaagcacagaaaacccTGGGGTTTGCAAACATTTCCACCACAAGAATAATTTCAgagcaaaatgttttcctgtGAACAATATGTGCAGGTAGGAGCAAATGCACTGCACTCTTGACTGTGTGCTGGCTCTAGGGCATTCTTTCAGCATTGCTGGACTTTTCCTGCATCACAGTTACTCAGATGTCATGTTTTCTTGCAGTGATATTTGTCATGAGCTGCTAGGACACGTGCCTCTTTTTGCTGATCCCAGTTTTGCTCAGTTTTCCCAGGTAAGTTATTCGGTggttatattatttatataattaaacACAGTAATTCAGTGGATGATCCAAGAGCTGTGAAGGGTGGTGCAGATTCACCTTTGAGCATACTGCATAAGCGTGGCTGAAGTGGTTTATTTATTGCTTGAAATCTGGACACAATTCACATAATCATAAAGTCCAACTCCAAACATGATCTTGTGTGAGTTGCTTTTTGACAGACCCTGTGAAGCCATCACTTTAAAGCCTTCCTGCAGATGTTGATCCTTCTGAGTGAAGTCATATAGTTCATGAGTCAGATGGATTATTACCTCACCACAATATTCAAATGTTAGGGAAAGtggagattttcttttcttttcatattgAAGCGACACTGTGGGCTGAGTAAAGTGAGGAACTGTCTCAGCTGTAAGCATGGGagaaggctggagaggagaTTTGTTTTTGGTAGTGTTAATGTCCCTGGAAAAGAAGCCAAACCCTGGTGAAGCAGTAAACCTTTGGCTGCATCCTACCAGAAAACGTGGAAATACACAAAGAGAGAAAGGCATAAAGACAGAGTGAGGCAGGAAaggaaagtgaaagaaaagatgGATCTCAAAAGACAAAAGTCAGTTTGATCTACTTAGTAACTTTTTAGTATTGCCTTTAGGCTTTGGCCTTTCCCAGAACTGGTGTTTCCTTCCAGATGAGCCCTACTGTACCTTAGCTTCCTAGGATTTGACATGGTGATAAGCTGCTGTAATGCCTTTGCTGTGTTGGGGCTGGGGAGCTGATTTTTTGCACTATGCAGTCCTCACTAGAGCAAATCAAGCAAGGAACCTGGCTATATTAGTCTCACATGTCTGTTTTTTGAATCCAGCCATTGCATACATCCTGGAAAAATCTCCAAGGTATGAATAAGCTCTTTCAAATCATGCCTtgtcattcagaaaaaaatagctcaTTCAAGGTTCCAGGAAAACTTCTTTAATCAGGACCCatcaaaacaaagagaaatataTAAGGTGTGTAGGTGTGATTGATTTGCCTCCTTTTGTCCCTATCATTCTCTCAGATGTTCATTGTAGAATTGATCAAAAGCCTGtcaaagcaagagaaaaattttatttgaccTCAATGGGCTTTGTACCAGGCACAAAGGATCATGCCTTGTAAATGACATTTGTACAAGACCCTTTGTTCATTTTTGGAGAGATTTCTGGTTTAAAATTGATCTTGCATGATAGGAACATGTCCTGTAAACATTTGTGTGTGGTAGTAAGCTGTGGTAACATTTAAAATGTGAGCAATTACATAAGAGGGGGCAGGAAGAATGTTTGCAATAAACAGCTTGAAGAATAATGGTTTATTGTTACAGGAAATTGGACTGGCATCTCTGGGAGCTCCAGATGATTTCATCGAGAAACTTGCTACGGTAATTTAATAAATGAGGGCTCAATTTTCCAAAGCGCCCTGTGTTGTCTTAATTCTGCTGCCACTGAAGTCACTGGTAGAACTCCCATAGAGCTGAATGGGATCAGAGTGAAGGCTGTGATTGGAAAACCCTACCCCGAAACAGTTGCACTAAAGGAAAATAGCTTTGGCACTCTTTATTCAAAGTGACAGTTGTGATTAAACACAGAAGCCCAAACAAGATTTCCTCCAGCACAAACATATTGGGCAAGAAGAGATTATAAGTTGCTTCATCCCCACAGGAAATTTcaagaggcagcttctgtagtTGTTTCACCTTCAAGCATCTCTTCCAGTCAGGCACTATCCTCTGTAGTCAGCATAGATCACCTGGATAGCTACTCTGAGACTACTGAGACCCAGAGCTGCAAATTTTGAATAAAACCGGGGGTATTACTCTGAGATTAGAGCCCCCAGTGCCAAATGCGGGCCACCTGGGCAAAGAATTCCACCAGCTTTGACACTGCTGATAGATGGGATAGTTTTTTCTGAGCCAGGGCAGGTATCCCTTCAAAAGGACAGACCCGGGAGTCAAATTTGGCCACTCTCCATCTTCCTTTCTTATTGCAGCAACAGCCTGatcatgctgctgctgcagtcagaTGCCCTGTGTGAAGCAGGACTCAAACTTTTCTAAAATAAGATTCAAACTTCCACTGGGTTGGCCAGCCGAAATAAAGCTTTATTGCTATGATTTCATTGCTCCTGCTGACAAAGATAAGCACAGTAAAACACAACCTTGTTTGTCATGGAGCCGAACTGATTCTCAGGTAGAGAGAAACTAGTGCTATGCTTCTCCCAGGAGAAGAATTTCAGTCTGAAGGGACATTTATTGCATTTATACACTTGAATTTGACACACAACATCATCTTATATAGAAATGAGAACTCTAAATGTATTCAAATAAATGCTGtacatatattaatttttatcaaGTAATCATAAGTTTCtgtctcattttctttccaggTTTATTGGTTTACAGTTGAGTTTGGACTTTGTAAGGAAGGAGATTCCCTCAAGGCTTATGGTGCAGGGCTGCTGTCTTCAtttggggagctgcaggtgtgttctagaaaatatttcaaatatgttTATAATTATTCAAATTCCTTTTCTGAATGTCTTCGGATCTTTGGTTTTGCTTCATACTTTGTGAAGTAGGATGAAATGTAGTACTGCATTGTAGAGCTCTGATAAATGTGTAGGTGTATGGAGACATGGAACTCACACCTCCTTCTTTCCGAGTAAGTGACATTATCACTGTATACCACAGAAGCAACTCTTCCCTGTCTTAAATTGAGTTgctctttatttatttcacagaatGTTCAAACACTCTAACACTGAAATAAATCTCTTACCTTTTTGTTCATAGTATTGTTTATCAAGTAAGCCTGAGATTCAGCCTCTTGTCCTGGAGAAGACTTCAGTGCAGAAGTACTGTGTTACTGAGTTCCAGCCTATCTACTATGTTgctgaaagttttaaagatgCAAAAGAAAAGCTAAGGTACTCCAGTCATTCCAGAGAAGAACCTATTCTTGTCTGTTGCAATTACAGTGGATCTCATTGCCATAAAGGGTCTTGGGTTGACAATCATGTTTTGAGAGGCATTAGAAAAATCTGTGCAATGCTTAAAGATAATAAACATTTAATATCCTCAGAATCTTAGGCAAAAATGAGTAGTAACATTAATATACCTTACGCATGAAACCAAGAATTTGTGCTTAGTGTAACTAAGAGTTTGTCTAAccaaaatgcaacaaaaaaatGTATCTGTTCAATTGCAGTGATACTGATATTTAAAGTCAAATCTGGCTAATTAATGGAAACCAGGTAACTTTACCATTTCTAGAATTACCAgttattgtaaaaaaaaaaaaaaataaaaatctcgTATCTActccttttcctctgaaattaTGTCCAGGTTCAGTTCTGATTCTTGGAATGGCTCAGCCTGTGTTGGGGTTCAGCTTGGTTTTCACCTTGACAGCATTTCTATTCCTGTTAAAACACCAATGCACTACCATGTTTCTGGGTGTTGGTCAAGCCACTGGGGGCTAACCTTGGTTCACACTCAACTTATTTTTCACTTGGAGATGCCACACATAGCCTTGTCCCAGACCTGCAGTCTTTTATCTTTCTACCATTCAAAGATAAATTGTTCTGCATCCCAAGATATTCTGTTACCTCAGACTCCCCAGATCAGAGGTCTTCCTAGCTCTCTCCACTTCTGCTTCTTTAGTTGTCATAagtctgcagcttttccttgtgCCCTTTTCTCAAGGGAAATACCTGGATGGCCTTCTCTTCTGGGCTGTGCTATTAATATCCTGTACACAGCTTCTGCCTTCTCTGCATGCATCCCTGAGTAGCAAGCTCCTTGAGGAAGTAGAAAATGCTACCTCATTTAGCTGCAACAAAATATCTTGGagctttttttatttgcttcagCGACCAAATTGAAAAAAGCAGTTAAATTGAAATAGAAGTTCTGGTTTTTAGTCCAATGCCTGTGTTAGAGGCTTGCATCTGGACATGTGTGTTTGTGGGTAACAGAATAcctttcaga harbors:
- the PAH gene encoding phenylalanine-4-hydroxylase — protein: MLLLHVGCRQKQSAGELLHAGVGLPGSLATAVKSEGFTCCSEGASLCGHCCLCNMDSPHCKMNGDSFQETSYIEDSPSKNGVISLIFSLKEEVGALARVLRTFEEKGINLTHIESRPSRLNKDEYEFFINLEGKNVPALDKIIKSLRSDIGATVHELSRTKKKDTVPWFPRSIQELDRFANQILSYGAELDADHPGFKDPVYRARRKEFADIAYNYRHGQPIPRVTYTEEEKKTWGTVFRELKSLYPTHACYEHNHVFPLLEKYCGYREDNIPQLEDISNFLQSCTGFRLRPVAGLLSSRDFLAGLAFRVFHSTQYIRHASKPMYTPEPDICHELLGHVPLFADPSFAQFSQEIGLASLGAPDDFIEKLATVYWFTVEFGLCKEGDSLKAYGAGLLSSFGELQYCLSSKPEIQPLVLEKTSVQKYCVTEFQPIYYVAESFKDAKEKLRKFAQTIPRPFSVRYNPYTQRIEVLDNAKQLKNLADTINSEIGILCNALQKIK